DNA from Pajaroellobacter abortibovis:
TTATCCACATTTTCCACAACCTTTACTACTACTGACAATTATTAATTTTAAATAGAGATGGAGAGGAGAGATCAAAACCTGAGTGAAAGCTCACAGCAGGTGAGAAAAAAGAAACTTGAAAGTGGCTTTAGCTTATACTTCTCTGTGAAAAGCTTCTAAAAATCTCATGCGGGCAGTTACTCTCACGCTCTTGAGAAAGGCAAGGATAATGGAATTTACAGTCAGTAAACGAGAACTTCTTAGGCTCATGGCAAGGATGCATGGAGTTGCTGAGCGGAAAAGTACAATGACTATCCTTTCCAATGTTTTCGTCCTTGCTCGCGAAGGGAATGTTCACTTATCTGCTACAGATCTTTATTTGGGTGTAACGGGAAGGACCGCTGCTGAAGTTACAAAAGAAGGGAAATTGGCTGTTTCAGCACGCGACTTTTTAGAGCGTATTAAAATGATGCCAGAAGGTCCTCTTCAGATCCTGACGCAAGATCATTCAGCGCTGGTTATCAAAGGCTCAGGAACAGCGAGACGCTATACACTGCGCGGAATACCAGGGGATGATTTTCCTCGCCTTCCCAGCCCTTCTGAGGGGGCTGAAGCGCTCACGATAGGAGCGCAGCTTTTTGGAGAGCTAATCAGCAAAACCTATTTTTCAGCTTCTGTTGATGAAACGAGAGCTCACCTCAATTCCGCTCTTTTTGAGTGGGAAAATGATACCGTTCGTATGGTATCTACAGATGGTCATCGGCTTTCCAAGATGGAAATGAAAGTTGGGAAACAGACGGCTTCAGCGAGAGCGAGAATGTTAATCCCTCTTAAAGCTCTCCATGAGCTTCGACGTCTTTGTGAAGACGTTAGTGCGGGGGTTTTCCAAAAAGAGGGCTCTAAATCAGATCAGAAAGGCCTTATTTCCATTATGCAGAGCCAATCTAATGCTTTTTTTGAGGGGTCTGGAGTCTGTTTTAGCGTCAAGTTGGTTGATGCCCAATTTCCTCCTTACACTCAAGTGATCCCAAAGACATCCAGCAAAAAGTTCGTTATCCGGCGTGCCACATTTGCAGAAGCTCTTCGAGCTGTTTCTATTGCAGCAGGCGAGCGAATTGCTGGCGTCAAGTTGGTTTTAAACGCCGGTACCGTCCGAATTCTCAGTGAGTCACCGGAAGGTGGAGATGGCCTCGATGAGCTCCCAATTGAATATGGAGGTCCTTCTATTACAGTTGGTTTCAATGCGAAGTACTTTCTCGATGTGCTTACAGCGATGAATGAGGAAGAAGTTGAAGTTCTTTTGAACGGGGAGCTGGATCCTGCTCTTATTCAACCTGTTGGTGATAAAGATTGTGTTTTTGTAATCATGCCTATGCGCGTTTGAACGAGGGTATAGATCAAGCCCACCCTGTAAATACAGGGGCTCTTCTGACGAAAGAGGTAGAAATCCGCTCTCTTAGAAACCTTAGATCAGTTAATTGGGAGCCTGCCGAAAGGTTTAATATTCTTGTAGGAGATAATGGGCAAGGGAAGACCAGTCTGCTTGAAGGTCTCTATCTTCTTTCTACTTCTCGTAGTTTTCGTGGATGTAAATTGGCTGAACTGGTCACTCATGGAGAACAGATTGCAAGCATTCGAGGGATTTATCAAAAAGGGGGGCGAGATAGAGAACAGACAGTCGGAATCAGAAAAGGGGTTCGAGTTGTCCGGATGGAGGGGAAAAAACCGAAAAACCTTGCTGTCTATGCAATGGAGACTCCTATTGTTGTTTTTTATCCTTTGTCGATCCAGCTTTCGATGGGGGGGGGGAGTGAGAGGAGGAAGCTTCTCGATAGGGTTGGTCTCTATTTTTCAGAAACGGTCCTTGACGATTTGAACTCCTATCAACGAGCGCTTCATGCCCGTCAGCGTATTCTTCAGACGCGTGGAATTTGGGAAGCGGACATTGATGGCTGGGAGAGGTTGATCGCAGTGCATGGTTTTTCCCTTTTTAAAACGCGAACGAGAGCAGCAGAAAGTCTGGCTCTGGCTGCAAAAAAAGTCTTTGATCGCGTTGGTCCCTCCCTTTTTGATTTGGCGTTCGAGTACATAAGTAATGTTCCCAGTGACGAGCAGCAGTATCAGGGAATATTAAGAGAAAAGCGGGTCTCCGATGTGCGCCGCAATACTCCCGAAATAGGACCTCATAGAGATGATGTTGCGCTTCATCTTAATCAGACTCCCGTACGGGGTTTTGCTTCGCAGGGACAACATCGAACGGTAGCGCTAACTCTTAAGCTAGCTGAGATGGCTATCTTGCGTTCCTTGACAGGCCTCAATCCTATTTTTTTACTCGATGATGTGTTGAGCGAGCTCGACCCTTCTCGCGTGAGCGCCCTGCTTTCTTTTCTTCTTGAAAACAAGGGGCAAGTTTTCTTAACAACAACTGACCCGGATTTGCGGAGCAGTTGGTCTCTTCTTCCTCATTCGTGTTCTGCACGATTTTTGGTTCGAGAGGGGACAGTTCGATCTCTTTAAAGTCCTTCTTATCTCTCTCTCAGGATGAGCAGCCCTTTCCATTCTCCCCCATTTCATGATAGAACCAACCAATTAATGAACGAAAGGCTACTTTCCCCTCCTTCTTCTCGACATTCTTCCTATAGCAGTAAAAGTATCACTGTCCTTGAGGGGCTTCAGGCGGTTCGAAAGAGACCTGGGATGTACATCGGGGATGTCCACGATGGCTCCGGCCTCCATCATCTGATATGGGAAGTCGTTGATAATGCGGTCGATGAGCATCTAGCTGGATTTTGTACGAGCATTGAAGTCACTCTCCACTTTGATGGCTCTGTTACAGTTAAGGATAATGGTCGTGGGATTCCGACCGGTATGCACGCAAAAGGGGTCAGTGCTGCGGAAGTGGTGATGACTGTTCTTCATGCTGGCAGCAAATTTGACCACGCGAGCTATGATGTATCTTCGGGGTTGCATGGAATTGGGGTTAGCGCAGTTAATGCAGTTTCGGAATGGCTGAAATTGGAAGTTGAAAATCATGGGTTGGTTCATTTCCAACAGTATCATCGTGGTACCCCTTTAAACCCTCTCAGCGTCGTTGGAGAAACCAATAAAACAGGGACAAAAGTCTCTTTTAAACCCGATGCGGAAATTTTTACCAATACTCACTTTCAGTACGATCTCATCGCCAGTCGACTTCGGGAACTCTCTTTTCTCAATGCTGGGCTGGCGATTGCTTTAAAAGATGAGCGAGAAGAAAAACCGTGTTCAGAAATATTTGAATATCGGGGGGGGATATATGAATTTATTGAGCTCCTCAATAAGAATAAAGAACCTATTCACCCTCAAGTGATTCATATTCTTGCTCAGCATTCCCCAGGCTCAGAAAAAGAGCAGGATGGTTCTATTCCAGTTACTGTAGAAATCGCCCTTCAGTGGAACTCTACCTACACAGAACAGGTTTTTTGTTACACCAATAATATTCACAACCGAGATGGGGGGACTCACCTCACGGGATTTCGATCTGCTTTAACTCGGGTTTTTAATCAGTATGGGACTGAGAAAAACCTCTTTAAAGATATTAAAAGTGGACTGACAGGGGAAGATATCCGAGAAGGCTTGACGTGTGTGATCAGTGTTAAACATCCGGATCCTTCTTTCGATTCTCAGACCAAATCCAAGCTTGTTTCCAGTGATGTCAAGAGCATTGTGGAAGCTGTGGTGATGGACAAATTCAGGCAATTCTTTGAACAAAACCCAGCTGTCGCGAAGAAAATCATTGAGAGGTCGATTCTTTCAGCAAAAGCGCGTGAGGCTGCGCGGAAGGCGAGAGAAGGTGTGCGGAAAGGGCAACTCGACACGAGTTATTTGTTGGGGAAACATGCGGATTGTCAGTCTAAAGATCCGACGGAATCCGAAATTATTATTGTAGAAGGGGTCAGTGCAGGGGGTACAGCAAAGCAAGGAAGAAACAGAAGATTTCAGGCTATTCTCCCCTTGCGTGGCAAGATCCTCAATGTGGAGCGCGCCCGGATTGATAAGATGCTCTCTTCCAATGAAATCGCCCTTCTGATTTCTGCTCTTGGTTGTGGTATTGGAGAGGGGAACTTCAGCATCGAAAAGCT
Protein-coding regions in this window:
- the dnaN gene encoding DNA polymerase III subunit beta → MEFTVSKRELLRLMARMHGVAERKSTMTILSNVFVLAREGNVHLSATDLYLGVTGRTAAEVTKEGKLAVSARDFLERIKMMPEGPLQILTQDHSALVIKGSGTARRYTLRGIPGDDFPRLPSPSEGAEALTIGAQLFGELISKTYFSASVDETRAHLNSALFEWENDTVRMVSTDGHRLSKMEMKVGKQTASARARMLIPLKALHELRRLCEDVSAGVFQKEGSKSDQKGLISIMQSQSNAFFEGSGVCFSVKLVDAQFPPYTQVIPKTSSKKFVIRRATFAEALRAVSIAAGERIAGVKLVLNAGTVRILSESPEGGDGLDELPIEYGGPSITVGFNAKYFLDVLTAMNEEEVEVLLNGELDPALIQPVGDKDCVFVIMPMRV
- the recF gene encoding DNA replication/repair protein RecF (All proteins in this family for which functions are known are DNA-binding proteins that assist the filamentation of RecA onto DNA for the initiation of recombination or recombinational repair.), with protein sequence MNEGIDQAHPVNTGALLTKEVEIRSLRNLRSVNWEPAERFNILVGDNGQGKTSLLEGLYLLSTSRSFRGCKLAELVTHGEQIASIRGIYQKGGRDREQTVGIRKGVRVVRMEGKKPKNLAVYAMETPIVVFYPLSIQLSMGGGSERRKLLDRVGLYFSETVLDDLNSYQRALHARQRILQTRGIWEADIDGWERLIAVHGFSLFKTRTRAAESLALAAKKVFDRVGPSLFDLAFEYISNVPSDEQQYQGILREKRVSDVRRNTPEIGPHRDDVALHLNQTPVRGFASQGQHRTVALTLKLAEMAILRSLTGLNPIFLLDDVLSELDPSRVSALLSFLLENKGQVFLTTTDPDLRSSWSLLPHSCSARFLVREGTVRSL
- the gyrB gene encoding DNA topoisomerase (ATP-hydrolyzing) subunit B, whose product is MNERLLSPPSSRHSSYSSKSITVLEGLQAVRKRPGMYIGDVHDGSGLHHLIWEVVDNAVDEHLAGFCTSIEVTLHFDGSVTVKDNGRGIPTGMHAKGVSAAEVVMTVLHAGSKFDHASYDVSSGLHGIGVSAVNAVSEWLKLEVENHGLVHFQQYHRGTPLNPLSVVGETNKTGTKVSFKPDAEIFTNTHFQYDLIASRLRELSFLNAGLAIALKDEREEKPCSEIFEYRGGIYEFIELLNKNKEPIHPQVIHILAQHSPGSEKEQDGSIPVTVEIALQWNSTYTEQVFCYTNNIHNRDGGTHLTGFRSALTRVFNQYGTEKNLFKDIKSGLTGEDIREGLTCVISVKHPDPSFDSQTKSKLVSSDVKSIVEAVVMDKFRQFFEQNPAVAKKIIERSILSAKAREAARKAREGVRKGQLDTSYLLGKHADCQSKDPTESEIIIVEGVSAGGTAKQGRNRRFQAILPLRGKILNVERARIDKMLSSNEIALLISALGCGIGEGNFSIEKLRYHHIILMTDADIDGSHIRTLLLTFFYRQMPEIIERGYLYIAQPPLFRVKRGKKEEYLKDQAALDKWFLDRGVEGISVRALQGPILRGDPLFRLAEKLQTFRRTLLKMVQDTRMMMEILSLGGLTCMELREKEKVEQFVSLLQARLEEKHPSLVPLQITISWEKEHGAASLHLVPSSSSSSRPVLFNWELINSPEYEELYSLYQDIASIGSPPYFVKEYRNNFSSSSPSEEDGQEQPPTETSEGHLLRDAWALWEFIDARGRKGTQIQRYKGLGEMNPEQLWETTLNPEARMMLQVKIDDVVQTDQLFTILMGDQVEPRRQFIEGNALSARNLDV